A window from Eretmochelys imbricata isolate rEreImb1 chromosome 23, rEreImb1.hap1, whole genome shotgun sequence encodes these proteins:
- the TGFB1 gene encoding transforming growth factor beta-1 proprotein codes for MGQAMGPLFLFLLALVRLWASQALSTCKTINMELVKRKRIEAIRGQILSKLRLDSPPQVEGGDAALLRLPEEVMSLYNSTRDMVRDMARQQEAAKLRESPQDEYYAKEVHKFSMLSVKDDSYKDWGKTDQRTFFLFNASQVRVQISSEALLHRAELRMLQKPGMEQRVELYQHYGNRSWRYLDSRAVGRAPEEEWLAFDVTEVVRQWLNGQEPLEIFKLSVHCSCEDTCEELKVTIDGFDQKRGDLGTVSSTAQKVPYVLVMSTPLERASHLHSSRHRRALDTDYCFGTEEKNCCVRPLYIDFRKDLQWKWIHEPKGYMANFCMGPCPYIWSSDTQYSKVLALYNQHNPGASAAPCCVPQALAPLPIVYYVGRKPKVEQLSNMIVSSCKCS; via the exons ATGGGGCAGGCCATGGGGCCgctcttcctcttcctgctgGCCCTGGTGCGGCTCTGGGCGAGCCAGGCCCTGTCCACCTGCAAGACCATCAACATGGAGCTGGTGAAGAGGAAGCGGATCGAGGCCATCCGCGGGCAGATCCTCAGCAAGCTGCGGCTGGACAGCCCGccccaggtggaggggggggacgCCGCCCTGCTCCGCCTGCCCGAGGAGGTGATGTCGCTCTACAACAGCACCCGCGACATGGTGCGGGACATGGCCCGCCAGCAGGAGGCGGCGAAGCTGCGCGAGAGCCCCCAGGACGAGTACTACGCGAAGGAGGTGCACAAGTTCTCCATGCTGTCGGTGAAAGACG ACAGCTACAAGGACTGGGGCAAGACCGACCAGCGCACCTTCTTCCTGTTCAACGCCTCGCAGGTGCGGGTGCAGATCAGCAGCGAGGCCCTGCTGCACCGGGCCGAGCTGCGCATGCTGCAGAAGCCGGGCATGGAGCAGCGGGTGGAGTTGTACCAG CACTACGGGAACAGGTCCTGGCGCTACCTGGACAGTCGTGCCGTGGGGCGGGCGCCCGAGGAGGAGTGGCTGGCCTTCGATGTCACCGAGGTGGTCCGCCAGTGGCTGAATGGCCAAG AGCCGCTGGAGATCTTTAAACTCAGCGTTCACTGCTCCTGCGAGGACACCTGTGAGGAACTGAAAGTGACCATAGACG GCTTTGACCAGAAGCGGGGGGACCTGGGCACCGTCTCCTCCACGGCCCAGAAGGTGCCCTACGTGCTGGTGATGTCCACGCCCCTGGAGCGTGCCAGCCACCTACACAGCTCGCGCCACCGCCGGGCGCTGGACACCGACTACTGCTTCGG GACGGAGGAGAAGAATTGCTGCGTGCGGCCCCTCTACATCGACTTCCGCAAGGACCTGCAGTGGAAGTGGATCCACGAGCCCAAGGGCTACATGGCCAACTTCTGCATGGGCCCCTGCCCCTACATCTGGAGCTCCGACACCCAGTACAGCAAG GTCCTGGCGTTGTACAACCAGCACAACCCGGGCGCCTCGGCCGCGCCCTGCTGCGTCCCCCAGGCCCTGGCGCCCCTGCCCATCGTCTACTACGTGGGGCGCAAGCCCAAGGTGGAGCAGCTCTCCAACATGATCGTCAGCTCCTGCAAGTGCAGCTGA
- the B9D2 gene encoding B9 domain-containing protein 2: MAEVHLIGQIVGASGFPRSSLFCKWGIHTGGAWKLLSGLREGQTQVDHPQLDDVAYWSHPIDVHFATKGLQGWPKLHVQVWHQDPFGRRELYGYGVCHVPCSPGWHALACVTWQPLGSWQERLSQLFVGGGPQLLNSDLIYTGADRYRLQTTAAGTVHLELGVVLRHFARYGVEC; this comes from the exons ATGGCCGAAGTGCACCTCATCGGGCAGATCGTGGGAGCCAGCGGCTTCCCCCGCAGCAGCCTCTTCTGCAAGTGGGGAATCCACACAG GTGGCGCCTGGAAGCTGCTGTCCGGCCTGCGGGAGGGGCAGACGCAGGTGGATCACCCCCAGCTGGACGATGTGGCCTACTGGTCCCATCCCATCGACGTGCACTTTGCCACCAAGGGGCTGCAGG GCTGGCCCAAGCTGCACGTGCAGGTCTGGCACCAGGACCCCTTTGGGCGCCGGGAGCTGTACGGCTACGGCGTCTGCCACGTGCCCTGCAGCCCGGGCTGGCACGCGCTGGCCTGCGTCACCTGGCAGCCCCTGGGCTCGTGGCAGGAGCGGCTCTCCCAGCTCTTCGTGGGCGGGGGGCCCCAGCTGCTGAACAGCGACCTGATCTACACGGGGGCTGACCGGTACCGCCTGCAGACCACCGCCGCGGGCACCGTGCACCTGGAGCTGGGCGTGGTGCTGCGCCACTTCGCCCGCTACGGGGTGGAGTGCTAG